From a single Kingella potus genomic region:
- a CDS encoding helix-turn-helix domain-containing protein produces MSMSLTAKAMSLKVGNAIRKLVLLKLADQANDRGECRPSYASVAEAAECSSRAVINHIRWLEEYGFLRIEKRKIGHGQNLTNVYHLTLENGRSGL; encoded by the coding sequence ATGAGTATGTCTTTAACGGCGAAAGCCATGAGCCTGAAAGTGGGCAATGCCATCCGCAAGCTGGTGTTGCTGAAGCTGGCCGATCAGGCCAATGACAGGGGGGAATGCCGGCCTTCCTATGCTTCCGTGGCCGAGGCGGCGGAGTGTTCGAGCAGGGCGGTAATCAACCATATCCGCTGGCTGGAGGAATACGGTTTTTTACGGATTGAAAAACGGAAAATCGGACACGGCCAAAATCTGACGAATGTTTACCATCTGACGCTGGAAAACGGAAGGAGCGGGCTATGA
- a CDS encoding transcriptional regulator: MKLIDYLSGGVSASELSKKVGVSPAFLWQVKNGHRKMPPKYCPKIEQATGGLVSRKDLRPDDWHEIWPELKEV; the protein is encoded by the coding sequence ATGAAATTAATTGATTATTTGAGCGGCGGAGTTTCCGCCTCCGAGTTGTCAAAAAAAGTGGGAGTCAGTCCCGCGTTTTTATGGCAAGTCAAAAACGGACACAGAAAAATGCCGCCGAAATATTGCCCGAAAATCGAGCAGGCGACGGGCGGGCTGGTTTCGCGCAAAGACCTGCGGCCTGACGACTGGCACGAGATTTGGCCTGAATTGAAGGAGGTGTGA
- a CDS encoding ribbon-helix-helix protein, CopG family — protein sequence METKKYDQAAYNRKSREKHGIRQKSFALDPDTIALLERLAAERGETQTAVFKAALNKLAEG from the coding sequence ATGGAAACGAAAAAATACGACCAAGCCGCCTACAACCGCAAAAGCCGCGAGAAACACGGCATACGCCAGAAGTCTTTTGCGCTCGACCCCGACACCATAGCCCTACTGGAGCGGCTGGCGGCAGAACGCGGCGAAACCCAAACCGCCGTATTCAAAGCAGCCTTGAATAAATTGGCAGAAGGTTGA
- a CDS encoding helix-turn-helix domain-containing protein, with product MPLKPLKRNSQCARLLEYLQAGGSVTSFEAYAKFGITQLAARITELEGRGW from the coding sequence ATGCCCTTGAAACCTTTGAAGCGCAACAGCCAGTGTGCGCGTTTGTTGGAATATTTGCAGGCGGGCGGCTCGGTTACGAGTTTTGAAGCCTATGCGAAGTTTGGCATTACGCAGCTTGCCGCGCGGATTACCGAATTGGAAGGGCGCGGGTGGTGA
- a CDS encoding LexA family transcriptional regulator, whose translation MNRLERVKTLIEENYNGNQTEFARAIGKAAAQVNQWVNGYRNIGDGAAANIETALDLPRGWLDGEAGHAYRSDTPVVRAGWLSVPRLAATGEMGAGIEADDPDAVIDFVVVARAWAKQQFGGSLDSLRVINAKGDSMEDTISDGDIVFADSSVCCYEGDGIYVIATASGLRIKRLQALIGGGLNIISDNKAYPVETIPPESLEHIRICGRVKGRWTLGTF comes from the coding sequence ATGAATAGATTAGAACGGGTTAAAACCCTTATTGAAGAAAACTATAACGGTAATCAGACAGAATTTGCCCGCGCCATCGGCAAAGCGGCGGCACAGGTAAATCAATGGGTAAACGGATACCGCAATATCGGCGACGGTGCGGCAGCCAATATAGAAACCGCCCTAGACCTTCCGCGCGGCTGGCTCGACGGCGAAGCGGGGCACGCCTACCGCAGCGACACCCCCGTTGTCCGTGCGGGCTGGCTTTCCGTCCCCCGTCTGGCCGCCACCGGCGAAATGGGCGCGGGCATCGAAGCCGACGATCCCGATGCCGTGATTGATTTTGTCGTTGTTGCCCGCGCCTGGGCCAAACAGCAATTCGGCGGCAGCCTCGACAGCCTGCGCGTCATCAACGCCAAAGGCGACAGCATGGAAGACACCATCTCCGACGGCGACATCGTTTTTGCCGACAGCTCCGTCTGCTGCTACGAAGGCGACGGCATCTACGTCATCGCCACCGCCTCCGGCCTGCGCATCAAACGCCTGCAAGCACTCATCGGCGGCGGCCTCAACATCATTTCCGACAACAAAGCCTACCCCGTGGAAACCATCCCCCCCGAAAGCCTCGAACACATCCGCATCTGCGGCCGCGTCAAAGGCCGCTGGACGCTGGGTACGTTTTGA